The Tamandua tetradactyla isolate mTamTet1 chromosome 23, mTamTet1.pri, whole genome shotgun sequence genomic interval CCCCCGCCCCTACCCAGCCGCGGCCAGCCCGGCCCCCCTGCCCCCCGTCCCAGCGCCCAGGAGCCCTGACAAATGTCAGCCTAAAAATACCACGGGCCTCGGGCACGGGCCCAGCGGGTTTGCTCGCCGGCCGCCTGCAGCCGCGGGGACCTTCTGACGGGTGACCCCCACCCCCCCGGCCTATTCTGGAACATTCCGTGGGTATCCTTGCCTAGGCCCCAGAATAGCaactcccacccccactcctcgCTAAAGCCTCCCCGCATCCCCTGCCAGCCCCTCTACCCTGTTACACTTATATTCGTTGGGTGGTAAATGTCCCTCTTCCTGCTAGGCGGGGGCTCCAGGGGGGCTCTAGTGGGGGAGACAAGACGGCTGCCTTGTCTCCAGCCCTCACCAAGAGCCGGGTTTGTAGTAGGCGCCCTATAAACACTTGTTGAGCATTAGGCTGAGGCCTaacatgtccctgctttcagctgtGCATACCCGAAGCCTGTGCCTCATAGCGGAAGCCAGAGCTGTTTAAAAACATGGGTCAGCGCCTGTCACACCTGCACTTTGAATGAGGCCCACACTCCTCCCCTGGCCGGGAGGACGTGCCTGGCCTGGCCCTCAGCCGCCTGCGCCTGTCCGGTGCCCTGCTCCTTCCTCAGCCCGGTCACCCACACCCATGTCCTCTCTGCTCTCAGAACGATCGCTGCCCCAGGCCTCCACACGCGCTGTTCCCTCCGCCTGGCCAGGGCTCACATCCCACCCGGTGGCTCCTCCTGGATACAAGGGTCGCCTCCTATGAGCCGCCCCCCTTGACCACCAATGAGAGATCACAGCCCCTCCCCATGTCCCGTCCCTCGCCAAGGGTTTACTCAGCTTCCATCTGTCCTCTGACCCCATGGTGGATGGATGGGGGTCGGTACCCAGTCTGTTTCACTTCGGGGTCCCATGGAGCCCGGCCCAGCCCACAGCACCTAGATGGGGCTCAGGAACATCTGCAGAGTGGGTGCTGGAGTGAGAGCGTGATGGGGAGGTGCGGGTGACCCTCCGGGACTCTGCCAGCCTCAGCACGTGGGGGGGGCTTGGGGCGTGCCCCCTGAGCCCGGCCGCGTCCTGTCTGCAGATGAAGCTGCTGCCCTTCCGGCAGAAGAAAGCCCACGTGATGGAGGTGCAGCTGAACGGTGGCTCGGTGGCCGAGAAGGTGGCCTGGGCCCAGGCCCGGCTGGAGAAGCAGGTGCCGGTCCACACGGTGTTCAGCCAGGGGGAGGTCATCGATGTCATTGCTGTCACCAAGGGCCGCGGCGTCAAGGGTAGCGTGGGGTTGGGGCGTGAGGGTGAGCTCTGGGGAAGGCTGCCCGGAGTAGGTGCGTGGCAGGGTGGCCCCTCAGCCCTGCACCTCCTGGCCTCCCTACAGGGGTCACGAGCCGCTGGCATACCAAGAAGCTGCCGCGAAAGACCCACAAGGGACTGCGCAAGGTGGCCTGCATCGGGGCCTGGCACCCCGCCCGCGTGGGCTGCTCCATCGCCCGGGCTGGCCAGAAGGGCTACCACCACCGCACGGAGCTCAACAAGAAGGCACGCCGCGGGCGGGGGGGTACACCGCATCAGCAGACCCCGgccgggagggggcggggccccGACACTGCCACGCCCCCCACAGCTTTGAAATGCCCCAGCGGCACCCGGGTAGGAGCCAGCTTGGCCGGTGGGCGCAGACAGGTGCCTGTCCCCGAGGCCACCACCGGCTGCCCTCACTGTGCCCTTTGGTCCTGGCAGATCTACCGCGTGGGCCGGGGGCTGCATATGGAGAAGGGAAAGGTGATCAGGAACAATGCGGCCACCAGCTACGACGTGACTGACAAATCCATCACGCCGCTGGTGAGGGCAGGTGCCCCAGGCCCAGGGCCCCCAGGAGGGCCTCTCCCCCTCTGTCCCAGCTCTTCTGTCCAGGCACCTGGGTGGTCAGTGCCCCCTCTCCCCCCAGCCTCTTCGGAGGCCACCGACACCCCAGGGCTGACACAGCAGCTCAGGTGTGGTAGGTGCAGCCGCAGGGCCTGGGGCCAACCctccagtgcctcagtttcccctctgtaAGATGCAGACTGTTACTGAGATGCAGCCCAGGAGGGATTTGGTAGGTAGTGAGGTGCTGCCGGCTGAGTGGCGGCTGAGCAGGCCCCTGGACGTGGGGAATTCTCGGGCCCCCAGGTCCCCCCGACCGGCAGCCCCTTTCCCAGGCCTGGCCCCTGACCCTGCCTCCCCTGCAGGGTGGCTTCCCCCACTACGGGGAGGTCAACAACGACTTCATCATGCTCAAGGGCTGTATTGCGGGCACCAAGAAGCGGGTCATCACGCTGAGAAAGGTCAGGCGGTGGGGCCCTGggctggggggggagggggtttGGGGTATAGGCTCGGCTGGGAAGGGGGGGCAGTAAGGGAGAGGCCTGGCAGGAGCTGGTGCGCAGGACCTTCTGCGGCGGGACCGTAGGGGCAGAGGTGTGACCTGGGGGCGACGGGCGGCGGGGATCCTGGCTCCAGCTCAAGCCCCTCCCCCGCGCCTCCCCAGTCCCTCCGGGTTCCCCACAGCCGCAGCGCCCTGGAGAGCGTCGAGCTCAAGTTCATCGACACCACCTCCAAGTTCGGCCACGGCCGCTTCCAGACCGCCCAGGAGAAGAGAGCCTTTATGGTGAGCCCCCGGCCGGGGGAGGCAGGGACGCCGCTGCCCTCGCTCTCAGGACGCGGCGTCTGGAGGGGAGCACGGCCAGCCCGGGTGACGCGCGCCTCCCGCCCCTCCGCAGGGCCCCCAGAAGCGGCACCTGGAGAAGGAAAAGCCCGAGACCGCGGGGGACCTGGCGGCGCGGGGCGGGCCCTGAGCGAGCGCGTGGGGCCCCTCCTGTCCAATAAAGGCCCGGAGGCGGCTGTTCCCGCGGTGTCTGGGGACCGGGGCGCGCGGAGGGGGCTTGCTGCCGGCGGGCA includes:
- the RPL3L gene encoding ribosomal protein uL3-like isoform X2, whose amino-acid sequence is MSVSLDQESHRKFSAPRHGHLGFLPHKRSRRHRGKVKTWPRDDPSQPVHLTAFLGYKAGMTHTLREAHRPGLKISKREEVEAVTVVETPPLVVVGIVGYVATPRGLRSFKTIFAEHLSDECRRRFYRDWHRSKKRAFAKACRRWRDADGKKQLQKDFAAMKKYCKIIRVIVHTQMKLLPFRQKKAHVMEVQLNGGSVAEKVAWAQARLEKQVPVHTVFSQGEVIDVIAVTKGRGVKGVTSRWHTKKLPRKTHKGLRKVACIGAWHPARVGCSIARAGQKGYHHRTELNKKIYRVGRGLHMEKGKVIRNNAATSYDVTDKSITPLGGFPHYGEVNNDFIMLKGCIAGTKKRVITLRKSLRVPHSRSALESVELKFIDTTSKFGHGRFQTAQEKRAFMGPQKRHLEKEKPETAGDLAARGGP
- the RPL3L gene encoding ribosomal protein uL3-like isoform X1, yielding MSHRKFSAPRHGHLGFLPHKRSRRHRGKVKTWPRDDPSQPVHLTAFLGYKAGMTHTLREAHRPGLKISKREEVEAVTVVETPPLVVVGIVGYVATPRGLRSFKTIFAEHLSDECRRRFYRDWHRSKKRAFAKACRRWRDADGKKQLQKDFAAMKKYCKIIRVIVHTQMKLLPFRQKKAHVMEVQLNGGSVAEKVAWAQARLEKQVPVHTVFSQGEVIDVIAVTKGRGVKGVTSRWHTKKLPRKTHKGLRKVACIGAWHPARVGCSIARAGQKGYHHRTELNKKIYRVGRGLHMEKGKVIRNNAATSYDVTDKSITPLGGFPHYGEVNNDFIMLKGCIAGTKKRVITLRKSLRVPHSRSALESVELKFIDTTSKFGHGRFQTAQEKRAFMGPQKRHLEKEKPETAGDLAARGGP